In Labrus mixtus chromosome 11, fLabMix1.1, whole genome shotgun sequence, a single window of DNA contains:
- the zgc:158766 gene encoding pleckstrin homology domain-containing family G member 4B isoform X1 yields the protein MLSLGKMHSRAKSRSCDNYLSIKDAESLDNCIQNTLSALYRPFSATAATVLWQLFSVVERQYRGDGLRCLIDFLLPAKRILQIIQQETSVRFRGLLFYHEGWPLCIHEKVILQIAPLHKVRLKQGDFYLQIVPLGRKTAKLVIKCLSASGQAITDIPIAESMYGSVFTAEFLQNVTRDRNLQPLQNCLLTTGKSVYRTPWKNVVNPLFVSSTSDAIMQAQCSRGGFRGQLSTCSTSGSTGTLDSHRSSRESLHSQGDSLFSEPASPNRHFMDPSSETHSVSPPDSTTPIIKIEGPTEEGKIRQGSEDSSEKEPGPGSKMLSFSTDLSNPGPRRRLPRDSVTFESKRLFRKSYMEALQNPMSLGSSSESILEENPEHSAGLRDRMVTPGSSPDTRTPSRDHLSRRLGSRGWLIGDDSRPSTPLLYLQRGLRSAERRAERRSKSLERTNKAGQVKGHRERSSSGGSTSISPKKLINGYTLHIGKLGIEAAFPGSERRSSKEEPGLRDDTISSEIRGHRYSREESHSPKAANGSAIRLASSSPYESITALPRLVSEVNQELLTSGAVMLPGNRDRSGRAVLQVCTRAQVWAGESCTVSDLTCLLGYYYSTLRKERRDQGLSVVIDSRRQQPVPALLSSLSELQALVPNALYTVLFLVDKEAAAKPERDINVQTETLSSLKSLLKHIDQTQLTRDLEGTFHYDHDHWIHFRQKIEPFASSCSASISSLQESISTLSNSGNLKTSQEVSEVIEQQRHLMKRVLDDTRLNRLRLEGGTVLARIRKEEACENENYRDAVDRLNALYNQVDEEVHKLVILSNKSQKQLESLLEVRKFEEQTQQIKVWFSGEGDKQLTPLETLTLSVTKIKEMRQSLDQFMEESVFCHFPDQHQQRHGLQLVKESPESLPGSALLDFKQHLGSILGRVERRKAQLDILANLYEFYDSVNQWMEHCQDYFCQLSLDSTGVTLSSPVVQNLQDYYAEASKFSVDNFSTLNDMVLSLESPQQLEQLNTVWHKCQRTKQQLEEVLAQSITAEPDCTDADRAASLKTPEKQIATTEERGTNACVLLPGAITPLTFEDNKLPSAEPFSKSPSSSICSSSHFPFSPDCDTKLRQSPSMFEDTDSDCTIDSTISCHSEPVYSGAARLRKQPMKKIMKKTMSFELTPRDSSHSDVSHIHGYTGVYIKGLEVANNVSVEKKLQRPDVTSPALGRSRSMSTPTRIHNRRSEGDGKKQSSKVQHIMDEMISTEREYVRSLSYIIEHYFPEMERLDLPQDLRGKRSIIFGNMEKLWDFHSQYFLKELESCAHSPLSISSCFLRHEDQFGMYALYSKNKPQSDTLLCSHGNEFFKNKQLELEDKMDLASYLLKPIQRMSKYALLLKDLIKECSQSQEQELSDLRTAEEMVKFQLRHGNDLLAMDAIRGCDVNLKEQGQLRCQDEFIVWCGRRKYLRHVFLFEDLILFSKTKKIEGGYDFYIYKQSFKTAEIGMTENVGDSGLRFEIWFRRRKSQDTFILQASSAEVKVVWTAIIGKILWRQALRNRELRMQEMVSMGIGSKPFMDIKPSDAAISDRAIDYIMKGSESRTRASIAVPSFEHATSFKRPHSTISNSSTSSSSSQSSSSLLGSLNLHLYSSPSHPHTHPYPMSSIPSFAQWPYDCIEEDELEQDSGSQPSMITESSETSSQCTSTDSVSGLSTLTLPGHPSTGMDSFNNNDPPSFLCSSTPPSSIVSASIFQKEEDLQPQGTTFITASKTSLIAVGLSTVV from the exons ATGCTGTCCCTGGGAAAAATGCACTCCAGAGCAAAGTCCCGGAGTTGCGACAACTACCTGAGTATTAAG GACGCTGAGTCTTTGGACAACTGCATTCAGAACACCTTGTCAGCCCTGTACCGACCCTTCAGTGCCACTGCCGCCACTGTCCTCTGGCAGCTCTTCAGCGTGGTGGAAAGGCAGTACAGAGGAGACGGCCTCCGCTGCCTTATTGACTTCTTGCTCCCTGCAAAGCGGATTCTGCAGATCATCCAACAAGAAACCTCT gTGAGGTTCAGAGGATTGCTGTTCTATCATGAGGGCTGGCCTCTCTGCATCCATGAAAAAGTCATCCTGCAGATCGCCCCTCTGCACAAAGTGCGACTAAAGCAAGGAGACTTCTACCTACAAATAGTTCCTCTAGGGCGCAAGACCGCTAAGCTCGTAATAAAATGTTTGTCGGCCAGTGGGCAGGCCATTACAGATATCCCCATCGCAGAGAGCATGTATGGCAGCGTCTTTACAGCTGAGTTCCTGCAGAATGTAACACGAGACCGAAACCTACAGCCGCTACAGAACTGCCTGCTCACCACCGGTAAGTCTGTGTACAGGACGCCGTGGAAGAACGTGGTTAACCCGCTTTTTGTCAGCAGCACGTCAGACGCCATCATGCAGGCGCAATGCAGCAGAGGTGGATTCCGTGGCCAGCTCAGCACCTGCAGCACCAGTGGTTCGACGGGTACTCTGGACAGCCACCGCAGCTCCAGAGAGTCCCTGCACTCACAGGGAGACTCCCTTTTCTCTGAGCCCGCCTCCCCAAACAGACATTTCATGGACCCCAGCAGTGAGACCCACAGTGTTAGTCCACCAGACTCTACTACACCCATTATTAAAATCGAAGGACCCACTGAGGAGGGCAAGATCAGACAAGGGAGCGAGGATAGCAGTGAAAAGGAGCCAGGGCCAGGGTCCAAAATGCTCTCCTTTAGCACAGACCTCAGTAACCCAGGCCCTCGCCGCCGCCTCCCAAGGGACTCTGTAACATTCGAGAGCAAAAGACTTTTCAGGAAGTCTTACATGGAGGCTCTGCAGAACCCCATGAGCCTCGGGTCCAGCTCTGAATCCATCCTGGAGGAAAACCCAGAGCACAGCGCTGGGCTAAGAGACAGGATGGTGACACCCGGCAGCAGCCCCGACACCCGGACCCCCTCCAGAGATCACTTATCTCGGAGGCTGGGTAGCCGTGGCTGGCTCATTGGGGATGATTCCAGGCCCAGCACACCTTTGCTTTACTTACAGAGGGGGCTGAGGAGTGCAGAAAGGCGGGCCGAAAGACGTTCAAAGTCATTGGAAAGGACTAACAAAGCGggacaggtcaaaggtcacagagaACGATCCTCTTCTGGAGGCTCGACCAGCATCTCTCCCAAAAAACTGATTAACGGATACACTCTTCATATTGGGAAGCTGGGTATCGAGGCAGCTTTTCCTGGTTCTGAGAGAAGAAGCAGCAAAGAGGAGCCAG GTTTACGTGATGACACCATCAGCAGTGAGATCAGGGGGCACAGATACAGCAGAGAGGAGTCACACAGTCCTAAAGCTGCAAATGGGTCAGCCATCAGGCTGGCTTCAAGCTCGCCCTATGAGAGTATCACCGCACTCCCTAGACTGGTGTCTGAAGTCAATCAAGAGCTGCTCACATCAGGCGCTGTGATGCTGCCAG GAAACCGAGATCGCAGTGGGAGGGCGGTGCTGCAGGTGTGCACGAGAGCTCAGGTGTGGGCAGGTGAGAGTTGCACAGTCAGTGACCTCACCTGTTTACTGGGCTACTACTACTCCACACTGCG GAAGGAAAGGCGTGATCAAGGTCTCTCTGTTGTTATAGACAGCAGGAGGCAGCAGCCGGTTCCAGCTCTGCTGTCATCTCTGTCTGAATTGCAG GCATTAGTACCAAATGCACTTTACACAGTTCTCTTCCTGGTGGACAAGGAGGCAGCGGCCAAACCTGAGAGAGACATcaatgtacag ACTGAGACACTGTCCTCTCTGAAGTCCCTGCTGAAGCACATCGATCAGACTCAGCTCACAAGAGACCTGGAGGGAACCTTCCACTACGACCACGACCACTGGATCCACTTCAGACAG AAAATTGAACCCTTTGCCAGCAGTTGTAGTGCATCCATCTCCTCCCTTCAGGAGTCTATTAGCACATTGAGCAACAGCGGCAACCTGAAGACCTCTCAG GAGGTGTCAGAGGTGATAGAACAGCAAAGGCATCTCATGAAACGAGTGCTAGATGACACTCGTCTAAACCGACTGCGACTGGAAGGAGGAACTGTCCTCGCGCGCATCAGGAAGGAAGAGGCCTGTGAGAATGAGAACTACAG AGATGCTGTAGACAGGTTGAATGCACTGTACAACCAAGTAGATGAAGAAGTCCATAAGCTGGTGATCCTGTCCAACAAGTCTCAGAAACAGTTAGAGAGTCTGCTGGAGGTGCGCAAGTTTGAGGAGCAAACGCAACAG ATCAAAGTCTGGTTCAGTGGAGAGGGAGATAAGCAACTCACACCTTTGGAAACACTGACTCTGTCTGTGACCAAAATAAAGGAGATGAGACAGAGCTTGGACCAGTTTATGGAGGAGTCAGTG TTTTGTCATTTTCCTGACCAGCACCAGCAGAGGCATGGCTTGCAGCTGGTAAAGGAGTCTCCAGAGTCTCTTCCCGGTTCTGCTCTCCTTGACTTTAAGCAGCATCTGGGCTCCATCTTAGGcagagtggagaggaggaaggccCAGCTAGACATCCTAGCCAACCTGTATGAATTCTATGACTCG GTGAACCAGTGGATGGAGCACTGCCAGGATTATTTCTGTCAGCTGAGTCTGGACAGTACAGGTGTTACACTGTCGTCACCAGTGGTTCAGAACCTGCAGGATTACTACGCTGAGGCATCCAAGTTCTCTGTGGATAACTTCAGCACCCTCAATGACATGGTGCTGTCTCTGGAGAGTCCTCAGCAGCTGGAGCAGTTGAACACAGTGTGGCACAAATGTCAGCGGACCAAGCAGCAGCTGGAAGAGGTTTTGGCTCAATCAATAACAGCAGAACCGGACTGTACAGATGCTGATCGCGCGGCTTCTTTAAAGACTCCTGAAAAGCAGATTGCAACTACGGAAGAGCGTGGAACTAACGCATGTGTCCTTTTACCTGGCGCAATCACACCGTTAACTTTTGAGGACAACAAGCTTCCCTCTGCCGAGCCTTTCTCCAAGAGCCCCTCCAGCTCCATCTGCTCCTCTTCACACTTCCCTTTCTCCCCCGACTGCGACACTAAACTGAGGCAGAGTCCTTCCATGTTCGAGGACACGGACAGCGATTGCACTATCGACTCGACCATCTCCTGCCACTCGGAGCCCGTCTACTCTGGAGCCGCCCGGCTTCGCAAGCAGCCCATGAAGAAGATCATGAAGAAGACCATGAGCTTTGAGCTGACCCCCAGGGACAGCAGTCACTCCGACGTCAGCCACATTCACGGCTACACGGGTGTTTACATCAAGGGTTTGGAAGTGGCAAATAACGTGTCTgtggagaagaagctgcagagacCTGACGTGACGAGCCCCGCGTTAGGACGCAGCCGCAGCATGTCGACCCCCACCAGGATCCACAACAGACGCAGCGAGGGAGATGGAAAGAAACAGAGCAG TAAAGTGCAGCACATCATGGATGAGATGATTTCCACAGAGAGGGAGTATGTCCGCTCCCTCAGCTACATCATCGAGCACTATTTCCCGGAGATGGAGCGACTTGACCTGCCGCAGGACCTGCGGGGGAAGCGAAGCATCATTTTTGGGAACATGGAGAAACTGTGGGACTTCCACAGTCAGTACTTCCTGAAGGAGCTGGAGTCGTGTGCCCACTCCCCGCTCTCCatcagcagctgttttctcagACAT GAGGATCAGTTTGGAATGTATGCTCTGTACAGCAAGAATAAGCCCCAGTCCGACACTCTGCTCTGCAGCCATGGCAACGAATTCTTTAAG AATAagcagctggagctggaggacAAAATGGACTTGGCATCCTACCTGCTGAAGCCCATCCAGAGGATGAGTAAATACGCCCTGCTCCTCAAAGACCTGATCAAGGAGTGCAGTCAGTCCCAGGAGCAGGAGCTGAGTGACCTCCGCACTGCAGAGGAGATGGTCAAGTTTCAGCTTCGCCACGGCAACGACCTGCTGGCTATGGACGCCATCCGAGGCTGTGAT GTGAACCTTAAGGAGCAGGGTCAACTCCGCTGCCAGGATGAGTTCATAGTCTGGTGTGGACGCAGGAAATACCTCCGCCACGTCTTCTTGTTTGAAGACCTCATCCTCTTCAGCAAGACCAAGAAGATCGAAGGAGGATATGACTTTTACATCTACAAACAGTCCTTCAAA acaGCAGAGATTGGTATGACTGAAAATGTTGGTGACAGCGGCTTACGCTTTGAGATTTGGTTTCGTCGGAGAAAGTCACAGGATACGTTTATATTGCAAGCCAGCTCGGCAGAAGTCAAGGTGGTGTGGACAGCCATCATAGGGAAGATTCTGTGGAGACAGGCACTCAGAAACAGAG AGTTGCGCATGCAGGAGATGGTGTCCATGGGAATCGGAAGCAAGCCTTTTATGGACATCAAGCCAAGTGACGCAGCTATCAGTGACAGAGCCATTGATTATATCATGAAGGGGTCAG AGTCTAGAACCAGAGCGTCCATCGCAGTGCCCTCGTTTGAACACGCCACCTCCTTTAAGAGACCTCACTCCACCATCTCCAACAgcagcacctcctcctccagcagccaGTCGTCCTCTTCCCTGCTGGGCTCGCTCAATCTTCATCTgtactcctccccctctcaccCGCACACACATCCGTATCCGATGAGCAGCATTCCCTCCTTTGCCCAGTGGCCCTACGACTGCATAGAGGAGGACGAGCTGGAGCAGGACAGCGGGAGCCAGCCCTCCATGA TCACCGAGAGTTCAGAGACGTCCTCCCAGTGTACCTCCACTGACAGTGTATCCGGGCTGAGCACCCTCACCCTTCCGGGGCACCCTAGCACCGGCATGGACTCCTTCAATAACAATgaccccccctccttcctttgCTCCTCcacacctccctcctccatAGTGTCTGCTTCCATATTCCAGAAAGAGGAGGACCTCCAACCCCAGGGCACCACGTTCATCACAGCA AGCAAGACCTCTCTTATAGCAGTAGGCCTCTCTACTGTGGTCTGA